The genomic interval CACGCCGCCTTCGCCGGCGACGGCGTCGCCGATGTCGTTCGAGACGATGCGGCCGTTGCCGACGTACACCGCGACGTGGCCGTACGGTCCACCGGTCGCCCAGAACACGAGCGCACCAGCAGGTGGCTGACGATCGCTGGGATGAGCGTGGTTGGTGGTAACCATCTCGTGCCACTGCTCGGCAGCCGACAAGTAGCCTGCGCGTGGCCGGCCCCAGATGTTCGCGGCCAGGCGGGCGCACAGCTGGTAGTAGCCGTGACTGCCGACCAACCGCAGCGCACGAGCTACTGCCTCGTCCGCACCCGGGAGCGCACCGCCACGGGTGCGGACCGGAGGCTTACAGTCGGTCGGCGTCGCAGAGGTGGGCGTCGCAGCACAGGTGTCTGTGCCGCTGGCTGCCAGGGCGATCGGTGCCATCAGGCCAACGCCTCCGGCGAGCAGCGCCGCGGCCAGCGTCACCTTGACGATCACGGCGACACCTGCGCTGTGGCAGACCAGAACTTGCAGGTCGGCGTGCAGACGACCGCTACCGCGGCCTGCCGTTCGAGGAACCTTGTGTCGGTGTCC from Kribbella sp. NBC_00709 carries:
- a CDS encoding CHAP domain-containing protein yields the protein MIVKVTLAAALLAGGVGLMAPIALAASGTDTCAATPTSATPTDCKPPVRTRGGALPGADEAVARALRLVGSHGYYQLCARLAANIWGRPRAGYLSAAEQWHEMVTTNHAHPSDRQPPAGALVFWATGGPYGHVAVYVGNGRIVSNDIGDAVAGEGGVYLVDFGLIESQWGATYLGWASPIYSTT